In Erigeron canadensis isolate Cc75 chromosome 7, C_canadensis_v1, whole genome shotgun sequence, one DNA window encodes the following:
- the LOC122609104 gene encoding protein ALP1-like, with protein MLEAVASYDLWLWHAYFGPAGSNNDINVLNESDLFDQFLQDRAPAVNFTVNGQQFTKGYYLADGIYPEWATPVKSFKCPMDPKTSKFKRFQESARKDVERAFGVLQGRWRILQQGARPLSINKIKRIMYSCVLLHNMVVKYNGRAISPLDLELIPDNPPTRSWDKRVDIQLHMTGELRDRATHNHLGGALVEHIWNLPENQRERCVYEVVDGRSRE; from the coding sequence atgcttgaagcggttgctTCGTATGATTTGTGGCTTTGGCATGCTTACTTTGGACCCGCcggttcgaacaacgacatcaacgtccttAATGAATCTGACTTGTTCGACCAGTTTCTCCAAGATAGAGCTCCTGCGGTAAATTTCACCGTTAATGGCCAACAGTTTACAAAAGGTTATTATCTAGCTGATGGTATTTATCCAGAATGGGCTACACCTGTCAAGTCTTTCAAGTGTCCCATGGACCCTAAGACCTCTAAATTCAAACGCTTCCAAGAGTCTGCAAGAAAAGACGTGGAGCGTGCTTTTGGGGTACTTCAAGGCCGATGGAGAATCCTTCAACAGGGTGCGCGTCCATTAagtattaacaaaattaaacgcATCATGTACTCTTGTGTGTTGTTGCACAACATGGTCGTTAAATATAACGGGCGTGCAATCAGTCCTTTGGATTTGGAGCTAATTCCCGATAACCCGCCAACGCGTTCTTGGGACAAACGTGTTGACATTCAGTTACATATGACAGGGGAGTTACGTGATAGGGCGACACACAACCATCTAGGAGGCGCCCTAGTCGAGCACATTTGGAACTTGCCGGAAAACCAACGTGAACGTTgtgt